Proteins from one Mucilaginibacter jinjuensis genomic window:
- a CDS encoding DUF4834 family protein: MLLIRFLIISICILYILRSLVRIFLPMLFQGLVNKAQQQQNAQQSQHSQKRPTGAIKVDYMPPAQKGAIPDSEGEFVDYEEVK; this comes from the coding sequence ATGCTTTTGATCCGATTTCTGATCATTTCTATCTGTATCCTATATATCCTGCGCAGCTTGGTACGTATATTTTTGCCAATGCTGTTCCAGGGTTTGGTAAATAAAGCGCAGCAACAACAAAATGCGCAACAAAGTCAACACAGTCAAAAACGCCCTACCGGTGCTATTAAGGTAGATTATATGCCACCTGCACAAAAAGGCGCCATCCCAGATTCTGAAGGTGAATTTGTTGATTACGAAGAAGTAAAATAA
- the uvrB gene encoding excinuclease ABC subunit UvrB — translation MDFKLSSQYVPSGDQPEAIKQLVSGVESGDNYQTLLGVTGSGKTFTIANVIEQTQRPTLVLSHNKTLAAQLYGEFKQFFPENAVNYFVSYYDYYQPEAFIPTTNTYIEKDLQINDEIEKLRLRTTSSLMSGRRDVIVVSSISCIYGMGNPEDFSNSVFKFAVGTRISRNAFLHRLVEILYSRTTADFKRGTFRVKGDTVDIYPAYLDYAYRISFFGDDIEELSSFDPANGKTIEKMPNMVLFPANLYVAPRDRFTKSIWAIQEELEMRKKQFIDEQRFLEAKRLEERVNYDLEMIRELGYCSGIENYSRFFDGRQPGARPFCLLDYFPDDYLMVIDESHVTVPQIRAMYGGDRSRKISLVEYGFRLPAALDNRPLNFQEFEKLAPQTIYVSATPGDFELEKSEGVVIEQVIRPTGLLDPEIEIRPIINQVDDLLDEVDKTIKMGDRVLVTTLTKRMSEELAKYMDRLGIKCRYIHSEVKTLERVEILRGLRLGEFDVLIGINLLREGLDLPEVSLVAILDADKEGFLRSERSLIQTIGRAARNDRGRVIMYADTITDSMQITMDETTRRREKQIAYNTEHGITPKTVGKSRESIMEQTSVMDFKGGVQKAYVEEENIMSMAADPIVQYMSKGDLKKAIDNTKKEMLAAAKDMDFLQAAKLRDEMFALEKKLSEK, via the coding sequence ATGGATTTTAAATTAAGTTCACAATACGTTCCCTCCGGCGACCAGCCCGAAGCTATTAAACAATTGGTTTCAGGCGTTGAGTCAGGAGACAATTATCAAACCCTGTTGGGGGTAACCGGTTCGGGTAAAACGTTTACCATAGCCAATGTTATTGAGCAAACACAGCGGCCTACCCTGGTATTGAGCCATAACAAAACATTGGCCGCACAGCTGTATGGCGAGTTCAAACAGTTTTTTCCGGAGAATGCGGTTAACTATTTCGTTTCTTATTACGACTACTATCAGCCCGAGGCTTTTATACCCACTACCAATACTTATATAGAAAAGGATCTGCAGATTAACGACGAGATTGAGAAACTGCGTTTACGTACTACCTCATCACTTATGTCGGGTCGCAGGGATGTCATTGTGGTATCGTCTATCTCCTGCATCTATGGTATGGGTAACCCGGAAGATTTTTCTAATTCGGTATTCAAGTTTGCTGTGGGTACGCGCATTAGCCGTAATGCGTTTTTGCATCGGTTGGTAGAGATTCTTTACTCGCGCACCACTGCCGATTTTAAGCGTGGTACTTTCCGAGTTAAAGGTGACACGGTTGATATTTACCCAGCCTACCTGGATTACGCCTACCGTATTTCCTTTTTTGGCGATGATATAGAAGAGCTCAGCAGCTTCGACCCGGCCAACGGCAAAACCATTGAGAAAATGCCGAATATGGTACTTTTCCCGGCTAACCTTTATGTAGCACCGCGCGACAGGTTCACCAAATCTATCTGGGCTATACAGGAAGAACTGGAAATGCGCAAAAAGCAGTTCATCGACGAGCAGCGGTTCCTCGAAGCCAAACGATTGGAAGAAAGGGTTAACTACGATCTGGAAATGATCCGCGAGTTGGGCTATTGCTCGGGTATCGAGAATTATTCGCGTTTCTTTGATGGCCGCCAACCAGGCGCACGCCCATTCTGTTTACTGGATTATTTTCCTGACGATTACCTGATGGTGATTGACGAGAGCCACGTAACTGTACCGCAAATCCGTGCGATGTATGGTGGGGATCGGTCGAGGAAAATTTCATTGGTTGAATATGGTTTCCGCCTGCCTGCTGCATTGGATAACCGCCCGCTCAATTTCCAGGAGTTTGAAAAACTGGCACCACAAACTATTTATGTAAGTGCAACCCCCGGCGATTTTGAATTGGAAAAATCGGAAGGTGTGGTGATAGAACAGGTGATCAGGCCTACGGGATTATTGGATCCTGAAATTGAGATTCGCCCGATCATCAACCAGGTGGATGATTTGCTTGATGAGGTAGATAAAACCATTAAAATGGGCGACCGTGTACTGGTAACCACCCTGACCAAACGTATGTCGGAAGAGCTGGCCAAGTACATGGATCGTCTCGGCATTAAGTGCCGCTACATCCACTCAGAAGTTAAAACGCTGGAACGGGTTGAAATATTAAGGGGATTACGCCTTGGTGAATTTGATGTGTTAATTGGTATCAACTTACTGCGTGAAGGTTTAGATTTACCTGAAGTTTCGCTGGTAGCTATTCTGGATGCCGATAAGGAAGGTTTCCTACGCTCAGAACGTTCGTTGATCCAGACAATAGGCCGTGCTGCCCGTAATGATCGCGGACGGGTAATTATGTATGCCGATACCATTACGGATAGTATGCAGATTACGATGGACGAAACCACCCGCCGCCGCGAAAAGCAGATTGCCTATAATACAGAGCATGGCATTACGCCGAAAACCGTTGGTAAATCGCGTGAATCTATTATGGAGCAAACGTCTGTAATGGACTTTAAAGGAGGAGTACAGAAAGCTTATGTAGAAGAAGAAAACATCATGAGCATGGCCGCCGACCCAATTGTACAATACATGAGCAAAGGCGATTTGAAGAAAGCCATCGACAACACCAAGAAAGAAATGCTTGCCGCCGCCAAAGACATGGACTTTTTACAGGCAGCCAAACTGCGCGACGAAATGTTTGCACTGGAGAAAAAGCTTTCTGAAAAATAA
- a CDS encoding YjjG family noncanonical pyrimidine nucleotidase produces MNYRHIFFDLDHTIWDFDKNAEETLHELYHHYGLKELGLHSADQFIETYTAHNHRLWAEYHVGKISKDYLREMRFKQTFLDLGVHPDVIPTAFEDDYVRLGPTKLNLFPGAHETLEYLKAKYTLHLISNGFRESTEMKVSRTNLAQYFDNVIISEVVGVNKPDKAIFEHALNLASATKQESVMIGDSIEADIMGALNFGMDAIYFNPAGLDKPEVVKVEIRSLGELMGML; encoded by the coding sequence ATGAACTACCGCCATATCTTTTTCGACCTCGACCATACCATCTGGGATTTTGATAAAAACGCTGAAGAAACCCTGCACGAGCTTTATCATCATTACGGACTGAAAGAGTTAGGACTGCATTCTGCCGATCAGTTCATCGAAACTTATACCGCGCACAACCATCGCCTGTGGGCCGAATACCATGTAGGTAAAATAAGCAAAGATTATCTGCGCGAAATGCGTTTTAAACAAACATTCCTTGATTTGGGCGTACACCCTGATGTGATACCAACAGCATTTGAAGACGATTATGTACGCTTGGGCCCAACCAAACTAAATCTTTTCCCCGGCGCTCACGAAACGCTGGAATACTTGAAAGCGAAGTACACATTGCATTTAATTTCGAACGGTTTTCGTGAATCTACCGAGATGAAGGTGAGTAGAACCAACCTGGCGCAGTATTTCGATAATGTGATCATCTCCGAAGTAGTTGGCGTTAACAAACCCGACAAGGCCATTTTTGAGCATGCCCTTAACCTGGCAAGCGCCACCAAACAAGAAAGTGTAATGATAGGCGATAGCATTGAAGCTGATATTATGGGAGCTTTGAATTTCGGTATGGATGCTATTTACTTTAACCCGGCTGGTTTGGATAAACCGGAGGTGGTTAAAGTGGAGATCAGGAGTTTGGGAGAGTTGATGGGGATGCTTTAA
- a CDS encoding DinB family protein, with the protein MKINQERKRIDEALDKYRHWLDEISDEQFDATPPNGGWSYAEVYSHILQSDFGSLIAAEKCARKTGTSTTKGANLFGKFVLLTCIFPRVKTSAELSSKTKKITKEEARNLLIRVRSRLDCVMELLHNAPKNYKIKHPRMGMLNAEQWLRFTRIHTEHHLKQLERIRKIISQ; encoded by the coding sequence TTGAAAATAAATCAGGAACGTAAACGGATAGATGAGGCGCTCGACAAGTATCGCCACTGGCTGGATGAGATCTCAGACGAGCAGTTTGATGCTACTCCGCCAAACGGCGGCTGGAGCTATGCCGAAGTTTACTCGCATATTTTACAATCAGATTTCGGGTCGCTGATTGCTGCCGAAAAATGTGCCCGTAAAACCGGTACGTCAACCACTAAAGGCGCTAACCTTTTCGGCAAGTTTGTATTGCTTACCTGTATTTTCCCCCGCGTAAAAACATCTGCCGAGCTGAGTTCGAAAACCAAAAAGATTACCAAAGAAGAAGCCCGCAACCTGCTTATCCGCGTTCGCAGCCGCTTGGATTGTGTGATGGAGCTATTACACAATGCACCTAAGAATTATAAAATAAAACACCCGCGCATGGGTATGCTCAATGCTGAGCAATGGTTGAGGTTTACCCGGATCCATACTGAGCATCATTTAAAGCAGTTGGAACGGATTAGGAAGATCATTAGTCAATAG
- a CDS encoding UDP-2,3-diacylglucosamine diphosphatase — protein sequence MAKREVDIVVISDVHLGTYGCHPKELLKYLKSIKPKVLVLNGDIIDIWQFSKSYWPESHMKVVRRILKFVTEGVPVYYLTGNHDEMLRKFADFNLGTFQLLNKVVLNLDGKKAWIFHGDVFDVTMQHSKWLAKLGAVGYDTLIIINSMVNWCLTLFGRQKMSFSQKIKGKFKDAVKFINHFEQTAADLAVDKKYDYVICGHIHHAEIRTITATDNSGSVLYLNSGDWVESLTALEYHDGKWEIFKYQPADFVVEPDEEDKTDAEDLENKLDVKNLLERFRQEAE from the coding sequence ATGGCAAAACGCGAAGTTGATATCGTGGTTATCTCTGATGTCCATCTGGGCACTTATGGATGCCACCCTAAAGAATTACTGAAGTACCTCAAAAGTATCAAACCCAAAGTACTTGTTTTAAACGGCGATATTATCGACATCTGGCAGTTCAGTAAATCGTACTGGCCAGAAAGCCACATGAAGGTTGTGCGCCGGATTCTCAAATTTGTTACCGAAGGCGTTCCCGTTTATTACCTCACCGGTAACCACGACGAAATGCTGCGTAAGTTTGCCGATTTTAACCTCGGTACCTTTCAACTCCTCAACAAAGTGGTGCTTAACCTCGATGGTAAAAAAGCCTGGATCTTCCACGGCGATGTATTCGATGTTACCATGCAGCACTCTAAATGGCTGGCCAAACTGGGCGCGGTTGGTTATGATACGTTAATTATTATCAACAGCATGGTTAACTGGTGCCTTACTTTGTTTGGCCGTCAAAAAATGAGCTTTTCGCAAAAAATTAAAGGCAAGTTTAAAGATGCGGTTAAGTTTATCAACCACTTTGAGCAAACTGCTGCCGACCTGGCCGTTGATAAAAAATACGACTATGTAATTTGCGGGCATATCCACCATGCCGAAATCCGTACCATAACGGCTACAGATAACTCAGGCTCTGTATTGTACTTAAACAGTGGCGACTGGGTAGAGAGCCTTACCGCATTAGAGTATCACGATGGCAAATGGGAAATCTTCAAGTATCAGCCTGCCGACTTTGTGGTTGAGCCTGATGAGGAAGATAAAACTGACGCCGAAGACCTGGAAAATAAGTTGGATGTGAAAAATCTGTTAGAAAGATTTAGACAAGAGGCAGAATGA
- a CDS encoding glycosyltransferase family protein, translated as MKILFAIQGTGNGHISRAREVVPLLQQHGDVDLLVSGTQAEVSLSQPLKYQYHGFSFVFGTHGGVDKWATYKLMNLPQLWKDMHSLPLQQYDLIVNDFEPVSAWACKLQKVPSVSLSHQCSFVSPKTPRPGKWNYAEWLFKYYSPTTYHIGFHFEQYDSFIHTPVIRSEIRALETSNKGHYTVYLPAYDDKILIKHLSEVKDVEWQVFSKRQKTLLREGNVTVMPVSNDGFNQSMASCAGLLTGGGFEGPAEALFLGKKVMMIPMMGQYEQQCNALAASKLGVPVVHHIDNYFIQHLQKWIADDKKIIVDFKDETAQIVENMVKQYAKPQPILA; from the coding sequence ATGAAAATATTGTTTGCTATACAGGGTACAGGAAATGGCCACATCAGCCGCGCCCGCGAAGTTGTGCCCTTGTTGCAGCAGCACGGAGATGTTGATTTGCTGGTAAGCGGCACCCAGGCCGAAGTTTCTTTATCGCAACCATTAAAATATCAATATCATGGTTTCAGCTTTGTTTTTGGTACGCATGGCGGGGTTGATAAATGGGCCACCTACAAGCTCATGAACCTGCCGCAGCTCTGGAAGGATATGCACAGCCTGCCCCTGCAGCAATATGATCTGATTGTGAACGATTTTGAGCCGGTGAGCGCCTGGGCTTGTAAACTGCAAAAGGTGCCCTCGGTATCATTGAGCCATCAGTGCTCATTTGTATCGCCCAAAACACCACGACCTGGTAAATGGAATTATGCCGAGTGGTTGTTTAAATATTATTCGCCCACCACTTATCATATCGGTTTTCATTTTGAGCAGTATGATAGCTTTATCCATACCCCGGTAATCCGCAGCGAGATCCGTGCGCTGGAAACTTCAAACAAAGGTCATTATACAGTTTACCTGCCTGCTTATGACGATAAAATATTGATTAAACATTTAAGTGAGGTAAAAGATGTGGAATGGCAGGTGTTTTCTAAGAGGCAAAAAACATTGCTTCGCGAGGGCAATGTAACCGTGATGCCTGTAAGTAACGATGGCTTTAACCAAAGTATGGCCAGCTGTGCTGGTCTGCTCACTGGTGGTGGTTTCGAAGGCCCGGCTGAAGCGCTGTTCCTCGGTAAAAAAGTAATGATGATACCCATGATGGGGCAGTATGAGCAGCAATGTAATGCCTTAGCGGCGTCTAAACTAGGCGTGCCGGTGGTACACCATATCGATAACTATTTTATCCAGCACCTGCAAAAGTGGATTGCCGACGATAAAAAGATCATTGTTGATTTTAAGGATGAGACTGCACAGATTGTAGAAAATATGGTAAAGCAATACGCTAAACCACAACCGATTTTAGCATAA
- a CDS encoding DUF6427 family protein has protein sequence MINLFRIYNPLNVIWLALVLLVVRMGYIIKAPDHLDFIFVESFTRSLVPVAYENYFSPSANIMVAAILVFGQALLLNYLINFYNLLGKPSFLPGLMFIVASSLFTPFLILSPPLICNFLILWMLFKMFGLYKTDNAKSTAYDLGMIVALGSLIYLPFIYLILGVWIALVLFRPFDIRDWMASVFGYVTVFFFLAVYYYLNNKLSTFYTIWLPLGTRFPNSIHINQYSYLILVPVIVIFVLCFFKIQQVFYKSYVQVRKSYQLLLLLFIIGAGAFYVEAEFKLNHFLLCAVPTAVFFAYYFLYATKRWFYEVLFLLLVCSIIYFQFNTF, from the coding sequence ATGATCAATCTTTTCAGAATATACAACCCCTTAAATGTTATATGGCTGGCTCTGGTATTGCTTGTTGTGCGCATGGGCTACATTATTAAAGCGCCGGATCATCTCGATTTTATCTTTGTTGAATCATTTACCCGCTCGCTGGTACCGGTAGCTTACGAAAACTACTTTTCGCCTTCGGCCAATATTATGGTTGCGGCTATTTTGGTGTTCGGCCAGGCTTTGCTGCTTAATTATCTTATTAACTTTTATAATCTGTTAGGCAAGCCCAGCTTTTTGCCGGGGCTGATGTTTATCGTAGCCTCAAGCCTGTTTACGCCTTTTCTGATCCTCAGCCCGCCGTTGATCTGCAATTTCCTGATTTTGTGGATGCTGTTTAAAATGTTCGGCCTATATAAAACAGATAATGCCAAATCAACAGCTTACGATCTGGGAATGATTGTGGCGCTGGGCTCGCTCATTTACCTGCCTTTTATTTATTTAATATTAGGTGTTTGGATAGCGCTGGTACTGTTCCGCCCCTTTGATATCCGCGATTGGATGGCCAGCGTGTTTGGCTACGTTACCGTTTTTTTCTTTCTGGCGGTTTACTACTACCTCAATAATAAGCTCAGTACCTTTTATACTATATGGTTGCCGCTGGGTACGCGGTTCCCTAATAGTATCCATATTAACCAGTATAGTTACCTTATCCTGGTGCCTGTAATCGTTATTTTCGTACTGTGTTTCTTTAAAATACAGCAGGTTTTTTATAAAAGCTATGTGCAGGTACGTAAATCGTATCAGCTGCTGCTGTTGCTTTTTATTATCGGCGCAGGTGCATTTTATGTAGAGGCCGAGTTTAAATTAAATCACTTTTTATTGTGTGCTGTACCCACAGCGGTATTTTTTGCCTACTATTTTTTGTATGCAACAAAGCGCTGGTTCTATGAAGTTTTGTTTTTACTGCTGGTTTGCAGCATAATTTATTTTCAGTTTAACACTTTTTAA
- the purQ gene encoding phosphoribosylformylglycinamidine synthase subunit PurQ yields the protein MKFGVVIFPGSNCDEDIIYVLEHVLGQQVVRLWHKDHDLQGAEFIVLPGGFSFGDYLRSGAIARFSPIMQEVVKFAANGGYVMGICNGFQILVEAHLLPGVLLHNNNRKFVCNNIYLKPETTNSMLTAQADLNQALKIPVAHGEGNYFADADTLKALNDNDQVLFRYCDENANVTDAANFNGSIQNIAGVCNTARNVFGLMPHPERAAETLVGNQDGLVIFESILSLVKA from the coding sequence ATGAAGTTTGGTGTAGTCATTTTCCCGGGTTCTAACTGCGATGAGGATATCATTTACGTATTAGAGCATGTATTAGGTCAGCAAGTTGTAAGGTTATGGCATAAAGACCATGATTTGCAAGGGGCCGAATTTATTGTTTTACCAGGCGGTTTCTCTTTTGGAGATTATCTGCGCTCTGGTGCAATTGCGCGTTTTTCGCCAATTATGCAGGAGGTGGTAAAGTTTGCTGCTAATGGCGGCTATGTAATGGGTATCTGCAATGGTTTCCAGATTTTGGTTGAAGCCCATTTATTACCGGGTGTGTTGCTGCATAATAACAACCGCAAGTTTGTTTGCAACAACATTTACTTAAAGCCAGAGACTACAAACTCAATGCTTACCGCACAGGCCGATTTAAACCAGGCATTAAAAATCCCGGTTGCGCATGGCGAAGGCAATTATTTTGCTGATGCTGATACGCTGAAAGCCCTTAATGATAATGACCAGGTATTGTTTAGATACTGCGACGAAAATGCTAACGTAACGGATGCCGCTAACTTTAACGGATCTATCCAAAATATTGCCGGTGTTTGTAATACTGCCCGTAACGTGTTTGGCTTAATGCCACACCCCGAGCGTGCTGCAGAAACGCTGGTAGGTAACCAGGATGGTTTGGTAATTTTTGAATCTATATTATCGCTGGTTAAAGCGTAA
- a CDS encoding type III pantothenate kinase has protein sequence MPNLVIDIGNTQTKLAVFNDQEMVWFGHQEITDAEAINNIIAKHGIEKVIASSVKKDQDWQQQLSKQSKLYLFNYQMAKSVHNHYRTPQTLGLDRLAAVAGAADMYPGTASLVIDAGTCITYDYIDAGKNYAGGSISPGLNMRYEAMHNYTDGLPLVSKDETFNRNFGDDTTSAMVSGTQNGIKYEVEGFIDSYQKQQPNLNIILTGGDGVFLDTLLKNSIFAPYIKIEPYLVLRGLNAVIKEHND, from the coding sequence ATGCCCAACCTGGTTATTGATATCGGTAATACGCAAACCAAGCTGGCCGTTTTTAATGATCAGGAAATGGTTTGGTTTGGCCACCAGGAGATTACAGATGCTGAAGCTATCAACAACATTATAGCAAAGCACGGGATCGAAAAGGTGATTGCATCATCAGTAAAAAAAGACCAGGACTGGCAGCAACAGCTCAGCAAGCAAAGTAAATTATATCTGTTTAATTACCAGATGGCCAAATCGGTGCACAACCATTACCGTACACCGCAAACATTGGGTTTAGACAGGCTTGCCGCAGTAGCAGGTGCGGCTGATATGTATCCCGGTACTGCAAGTTTGGTAATAGATGCGGGCACCTGCATTACTTATGATTACATAGATGCCGGTAAAAATTACGCGGGCGGCAGTATATCACCGGGGTTAAACATGCGCTACGAAGCCATGCACAATTATACCGACGGTTTGCCGTTGGTAAGCAAAGACGAAACGTTTAACCGCAACTTTGGAGATGACACCACATCGGCCATGGTATCGGGGACACAAAATGGCATAAAATACGAAGTGGAAGGGTTTATAGACAGCTATCAAAAACAGCAGCCCAACCTTAATATTATATTAACCGGAGGCGACGGTGTTTTTTTGGATACTCTGTTGAAAAATAGCATCTTTGCCCCCTATATTAAAATTGAACCTTACCTTGTTTTACGGGGTTTAAACGCAGTTATTAAAGAGCATAATGATTAA
- the lptC gene encoding LPS export ABC transporter periplasmic protein LptC gives MLATSLLCACENDLKKIHEISAKETDKPIERTTGVKVTYSDSAHVKAIMETPLLIHYKTQSPYYEMTKGVKVTFLDSAGTISSVITSEYATYQEGKKLIELDKNVVAKNVKGDTFKSEQLIWDQTTRKVTSQKPVTIITTDGSIINGSSLVTNEKFDPWEIPNTNGKFNVKQNISQ, from the coding sequence ATGCTTGCCACAAGCTTATTATGTGCCTGTGAAAACGATCTGAAGAAAATTCATGAGATCTCGGCCAAAGAGACCGATAAGCCCATTGAACGTACAACCGGTGTAAAGGTAACCTATAGCGATTCGGCCCACGTAAAAGCTATCATGGAAACACCTTTGCTTATCCATTACAAAACCCAAAGCCCTTATTACGAGATGACCAAGGGTGTTAAGGTTACTTTTTTGGATAGCGCGGGCACTATTTCAAGCGTAATTACATCAGAATATGCTACCTATCAGGAAGGCAAGAAACTGATAGAGCTGGATAAAAACGTGGTGGCTAAAAATGTTAAAGGCGATACATTTAAGTCGGAGCAATTAATCTGGGACCAAACTACCCGCAAGGTTACCTCGCAAAAGCCGGTAACAATTATCACTACAGACGGTAGTATAATCAACGGATCATCCCTGGTTACGAATGAAAAATTCGATCCCTGGGAAATCCCAAACACCAACGGAAAATTTAATGTGAAGCAAAACATTTCGCAGTAA
- a CDS encoding peptidylprolyl isomerase: protein MSFLRNRMGTIVVIIIGLALFAFIAGEVVQYGKSFFSGDQTTVGEIGGEKIKYEAFNARLDQNTKQYQQQFGQSLTPQLTSYVQNITWNQYLSQIIFKKEVEKIGIVVGTDETRSMVSGTNPDPEIARNFTNQQTGQLDRAQLNQFLNNIQNAPASDPMKAQWADFVASRIDAKKMEKYLAVIHNGLYVNSLEAKDDYEAKNKLANFKYVTLNYASIPDSKVTVTDADYQSYYDEHKASFKNPAELRTFKYVAFNAAPSKEDTAAIKVQADKLAADFKASTNDSLFVQINAIDAVNKAPLAFQRKGQLDPKIDSVMFGAAKGFVYGPYVSNGSYKVSKLVDERVGPDSVKARHILLNPQTEGGLPKTLAKADSIKKLLEGGKSFADLAKMYSIDKASAEKGGDLGTFGRGAMVPVFEDAAFAGKPGEIKVITSQFGVHILNIEEQKGSSKVVKVATVDRPLLASSKTQSEAFAKAQSFLSQANAGNFDAEAKKAGLEVKTATDVNGLASALPGLDNAREIVKWAFKAENGDIADKAFTVGTQYVVPRVTEIKPEGTLALEAVKKQIAPAVLNIVKAKQLSEKLQAAANGASSIDQVAQKAGTTVVPIQNIVFANPVLPGIAQENKLIGSIFGSQPNKVSKVIEGDHGVYVYVVDSFINPAPLTNAVREKQTINQALLQRADNQVFDALKDKANVKDYRAKFL, encoded by the coding sequence ATGAGTTTTTTGCGCAACCGTATGGGGACTATTGTAGTCATTATTATCGGTTTAGCACTTTTTGCGTTTATAGCGGGGGAAGTTGTGCAGTATGGCAAATCTTTTTTCTCTGGCGATCAAACCACAGTTGGTGAAATCGGCGGTGAAAAAATTAAGTATGAGGCATTTAATGCCAGGTTAGATCAAAACACAAAACAGTATCAGCAGCAGTTTGGGCAAAGCCTTACGCCGCAGTTAACCAGTTATGTACAAAACATCACCTGGAACCAATATTTAAGCCAGATCATCTTCAAAAAGGAAGTTGAAAAAATTGGCATCGTTGTAGGTACAGATGAAACACGCAGCATGGTTAGCGGTACCAACCCTGACCCTGAGATTGCACGTAACTTTACCAATCAGCAAACCGGCCAGTTAGACCGCGCACAGCTGAACCAGTTTTTAAACAACATCCAGAACGCGCCTGCATCAGACCCGATGAAAGCGCAGTGGGCAGATTTTGTAGCTTCACGTATCGATGCCAAAAAAATGGAGAAATACCTGGCAGTTATACACAACGGTTTATATGTAAACTCGCTTGAGGCAAAAGACGATTACGAAGCTAAAAACAAACTGGCTAACTTTAAATACGTAACCCTTAACTACGCTTCAATCCCAGATAGTAAGGTTACTGTTACCGATGCCGATTACCAGAGCTACTATGATGAACACAAAGCATCATTTAAAAACCCTGCTGAGTTAAGAACCTTTAAATATGTAGCATTTAACGCTGCTCCATCTAAAGAAGATACTGCTGCTATTAAAGTACAGGCTGATAAACTGGCTGCTGATTTTAAAGCAAGCACAAACGATTCATTATTTGTACAGATCAACGCTATCGATGCGGTTAACAAAGCTCCTTTAGCTTTCCAGCGCAAAGGTCAGTTAGATCCGAAAATCGATTCAGTAATGTTCGGCGCAGCTAAAGGTTTTGTATACGGCCCTTACGTTTCTAACGGAAGCTATAAAGTATCGAAACTGGTTGACGAGCGTGTTGGCCCGGATTCTGTAAAAGCACGTCACATTTTGCTTAACCCGCAAACTGAAGGTGGTTTACCTAAAACACTTGCAAAAGCAGATTCAATCAAGAAATTATTAGAAGGCGGTAAGTCATTTGCTGATCTGGCAAAAATGTACTCTATCGATAAAGCCTCTGCCGAAAAAGGTGGCGATTTAGGTACTTTCGGTCGTGGTGCTATGGTGCCTGTGTTTGAAGATGCAGCATTTGCAGGCAAACCGGGCGAAATTAAAGTAATTACAAGCCAGTTTGGTGTTCACATCCTGAACATCGAAGAGCAAAAAGGTTCATCAAAAGTAGTTAAAGTGGCTACTGTTGACAGACCATTACTGGCCAGCAGCAAAACACAATCTGAAGCATTTGCTAAAGCTCAAAGCTTCCTTTCTCAGGCTAACGCAGGTAACTTTGATGCAGAAGCTAAAAAAGCAGGTTTAGAAGTAAAAACTGCTACCGATGTTAACGGTTTAGCATCAGCACTGCCAGGTTTAGATAATGCACGTGAAATTGTGAAATGGGCATTTAAAGCAGAGAATGGCGATATTGCTGATAAAGCATTTACCGTAGGTACCCAATACGTTGTACCCCGTGTAACCGAAATTAAACCAGAAGGTACTTTAGCATTAGAGGCTGTTAAAAAGCAAATTGCACCGGCTGTATTAAACATTGTAAAAGCAAAACAATTAAGCGAGAAATTACAGGCAGCAGCTAATGGCGCTTCTTCAATTGATCAGGTTGCTCAAAAAGCAGGTACTACAGTTGTGCCTATCCAAAACATAGTGTTTGCTAACCCTGTATTGCCAGGTATCGCTCAGGAAAATAAACTGATCGGTTCTATCTTCGGTTCACAGCCAAATAAAGTAAGCAAAGTGATTGAAGGCGATCACGGTGTTTATGTGTATGTAGTTGATAGCTTTATCAATCCTGCACCATTAACCAACGCGGTTAGAGAGAAACAAACCATTAACCAGGCTTTATTGCAACGTGCCGACAACCAGGTGTTCGATGCGCTGAAAGATAAGGCGAATGTAAAAGATTACCGCGCTAAATTCTTATAA